In methanogenic archaeon ISO4-H5, the following are encoded in one genomic region:
- a CDS encoding TPR repeat-containing protein, translating to MYDVILFEGADFDINYNYVKLQETIGALKITSIVSYSDLPHIYGYRTISVEEMNTQEYDYIIVLDEENYRYIAKDLEELYNIDRSKILSILPFKIPNFDFRTYVELVNSNLTILTDECTAALIYHQMGLQFLSPTILLKQSKNDYLKFVSNLEYYLSKQLIEIPSEHGYPVGKLGDITLEFIHYHSFEDATEKWYDRVKRVNWENILILMTCNSEESLEGFIKLPFDNKIAFSNIPSNDSHVIYIDEYMLDYWYYTLKYPTVDFHILIRSLASLKENNHYYNLLELLTKHSAFEHNTNLQNNRYCQRKIVFSHNHPERLAYDALVKKDSTVLKRVIKALLKKNLSDPINEMLKIDSNTMLMTIQELVDDGDCLACIALARMYRDGRGVDQNVDLAIDYYRKAVQKGVLWAGIELSDILWNLNAPESDKEIIALLTPLAENGDGEAAGRLARMYRDGRGVKRDYDHAIKLFRNAVESVLWARIGLTDILWHKNKPELDKEIIELLTPLVKNGNGGAYARIARMYRDGRGVDQNVDLAIDYYRKAVQKGVLWAGIELSDILWNMNAPESDKEIIALLTPLAENGDGEAAGRLARMYRDGRGVKRDYDHAIKLFRNAVESVLWARIGLTDILWHKNKPELDKEIIELLTPLVKNGNGGAYARIARMYRDGRGVDQNVDLAIDYYRKAVQKGVLWANEELSKLLISKFTKNDLNIYSTLKKIDFSDYKRQSMECLDGLEKAIHSGKTVSLSLNQVYELFKSSKEFISKNLKMGNIYLAGKISAQLDNNSNLQIVCIIKEEMIWASDNYLVSYSQGLQSIFVTVNSIFVCHNDIMYTAPKNNGMFAICIDRAGKIIDAAENVKAHRSNEDDLKEIITDNPKLSGAYRYLLENYRDYKENSLILDYRIGDRDINKFFVNNNTISNREYNFIVNTSGSLAIYLFSLMYSISQHCSRPSTVWVLQSDYKKQDLQELQKFGKKLGINVNVIQVKEADYQIFYSGAYSKAMYYYLMAHKLLPTTVERALHIDVDTLIMKDIGQLYDIDFEDCYICACDRGLSYKNTVTNPDDYMFFNAGIVLMNLVKFRETNITINDYKNEVTEKNYSIKDVDQSLLAHMFWKQSKMLPRQYYNVYPPQQSTYLMNYIKGGVLPESYSYPLKISNMNTIIHYAGKEKPWLMPYVIFVDGTEVYAKTPDTNIDYCTLQWWRIVPNLPEPIKQLLFSSEKTTGSVLNLQEFEKEIVDKKAKYYTWMHLYFIRKKINDNDLTGAYTILDNIPNCVEKKSITKILKYVELGGHIDA from the coding sequence ATGTATGACGTGATTTTATTCGAGGGTGCGGATTTTGACATCAATTATAATTATGTCAAACTACAGGAGACAATAGGTGCCCTAAAAATAACCTCAATCGTATCCTATTCGGATTTGCCTCACATCTATGGATATCGTACGATAAGTGTCGAAGAGATGAACACTCAAGAGTATGATTACATTATTGTTCTAGATGAAGAAAATTACCGGTACATAGCGAAAGATTTAGAAGAATTGTATAATATCGATCGTTCAAAAATACTCTCTATATTACCATTTAAAATACCAAATTTTGATTTTAGGACATATGTAGAGTTAGTTAATAGCAATCTCACTATATTAACCGATGAATGTACTGCTGCACTAATCTATCATCAAATGGGCCTTCAATTTTTATCACCTACAATATTACTAAAACAGTCAAAAAACGATTATCTAAAATTTGTATCAAACTTAGAATATTATCTGTCTAAACAGTTAATTGAGATACCATCCGAACACGGTTATCCCGTTGGAAAATTGGGTGATATTACTCTAGAATTTATTCACTATCACTCATTTGAAGATGCAACGGAAAAATGGTATGATAGGGTAAAAAGAGTCAATTGGGAAAATATCTTGATTCTAATGACATGTAATTCTGAAGAGTCGCTGGAGGGTTTCATTAAATTACCGTTTGATAACAAAATAGCTTTTTCAAACATTCCATCGAACGATTCTCATGTGATATATATTGATGAATATATGTTGGATTATTGGTATTATACATTGAAATATCCAACAGTAGATTTTCATATCCTGATTCGCTCGCTAGCTTCTTTGAAAGAAAATAATCACTATTACAATTTATTGGAGTTGCTTACTAAACATTCAGCATTTGAACATAATACAAATCTCCAAAACAATAGGTATTGCCAAAGGAAAATTGTGTTTTCGCATAATCATCCAGAACGCTTAGCGTATGATGCACTAGTCAAAAAAGATTCTACTGTGTTAAAACGTGTAATAAAAGCGTTATTGAAGAAGAATTTGTCGGATCCAATCAATGAAATGCTAAAAATAGATTCAAATACCATGCTGATGACAATACAAGAATTAGTAGATGATGGAGATTGTTTGGCATGTATTGCATTAGCTCGGATGTATCGGGATGGTCGTGGTGTAGATCAAAATGTTGATCTTGCAATCGATTATTATAGAAAGGCTGTACAAAAGGGTGTATTGTGGGCAGGCATTGAATTATCAGACATTCTTTGGAATTTGAATGCACCAGAATCAGATAAAGAGATAATTGCCCTTCTTACGCCATTAGCAGAGAACGGAGATGGGGAAGCAGCGGGCAGACTCGCACGCATGTATCGGGATGGTCGTGGTGTCAAGAGAGATTATGATCATGCCATAAAGTTATTCAGAAATGCTGTAGAATCAGTATTATGGGCTCGCATTGGGCTTACCGATATCCTGTGGCACAAAAATAAACCAGAGCTGGATAAGGAAATAATTGAACTTCTCACGCCTCTTGTAAAGAATGGTAACGGTGGAGCGTATGCCCGTATTGCACGCATGTATCGGGATGGTCGTGGTGTAGATCAAAATGTTGATCTTGCAATCGATTATTATAGAAAGGCTGTACAAAAGGGTGTATTGTGGGCAGGCATTGAATTATCAGACATTCTTTGGAATATGAATGCACCAGAATCAGATAAAGAGATAATTGCCCTTCTTACGCCATTAGCAGAGAACGGAGATGGGGAAGCAGCGGGCAGACTCGCACGCATGTATCGGGATGGTCGTGGTGTCAAGAGAGATTATGATCATGCCATAAAGTTATTCAGAAATGCTGTAGAATCAGTATTATGGGCTCGCATTGGGCTTACCGATATCCTGTGGCACAAAAATAAACCAGAGCTGGATAAGGAAATAATTGAACTTCTCACGCCTCTTGTAAAGAATGGTAACGGTGGAGCGTATGCCCGTATTGCACGCATGTATCGGGATGGTCGTGGTGTAGATCAAAATGTTGATCTTGCAATCGATTATTATAGAAAGGCTGTACAAAAGGGTGTATTGTGGGCGAATGAAGAACTATCGAAACTTTTGATAAGTAAGTTTACAAAAAACGATTTAAACATTTATTCTACTTTGAAAAAAATTGATTTCTCTGATTATAAAAGACAATCCATGGAGTGCCTAGATGGATTAGAAAAAGCAATACACTCCGGTAAAACGGTTTCATTATCCTTAAACCAGGTGTATGAGTTGTTTAAATCTTCAAAAGAGTTCATCTCTAAAAATTTGAAAATGGGCAATATATACTTGGCTGGTAAGATTTCTGCACAGCTCGATAACAATTCTAACCTTCAAATTGTATGCATTATAAAAGAAGAGATGATATGGGCATCTGATAATTACCTTGTCTCGTATTCACAAGGGCTCCAATCCATTTTTGTGACTGTCAATTCGATATTCGTATGTCACAATGATATCATGTATACTGCACCTAAGAACAATGGGATGTTTGCAATATGTATTGATAGAGCTGGAAAAATAATAGATGCTGCCGAGAATGTCAAAGCACACAGAAGCAACGAAGATGATCTAAAAGAAATAATAACTGATAATCCCAAGCTTTCTGGTGCATACAGATATCTGTTAGAAAACTATCGCGACTATAAAGAAAACTCATTAATATTAGATTATAGAATTGGAGACAGAGACATAAATAAGTTTTTTGTAAATAATAATACAATTAGTAACAGGGAGTACAATTTTATTGTAAACACAAGTGGTTCACTAGCCATATATTTATTTTCATTAATGTACTCGATTAGTCAACACTGTTCAAGACCATCAACAGTATGGGTGTTACAATCTGACTACAAAAAACAAGATTTACAAGAGTTGCAGAAATTTGGAAAGAAACTTGGGATTAATGTAAACGTTATCCAAGTGAAAGAAGCTGATTATCAAATATTCTATAGTGGTGCATATTCCAAAGCTATGTACTATTACTTGATGGCTCATAAATTATTGCCTACGACTGTAGAACGGGCATTACATATTGATGTTGATACTTTAATAATGAAAGATATTGGTCAACTATACGACATAGATTTTGAAGATTGTTACATTTGTGCATGTGACCGGGGGTTATCTTATAAAAACACCGTGACAAATCCTGATGACTATATGTTTTTCAATGCAGGAATTGTATTAATGAATTTAGTAAAATTCAGAGAAACAAACATTACTATCAATGATTATAAAAATGAAGTTACCGAGAAGAATTACTCTATCAAAGATGTGGATCAGTCACTATTGGCCCACATGTTCTGGAAACAGTCTAAAATGCTTCCACGCCAGTACTATAATGTATATCCCCCGCAACAATCTACTTACTTAATGAATTATATTAAGGGAGGAGTATTGCCAGAATCTTACTCATATCCGCTCAAAATATCGAACATGAACACAATTATTCATTATGCAGGGAAGGAAAAACCCTGGTTAATGCCATATGTCATTTTTGTTGATGGAACAGAAGTTTACGCTAAAACCCCTGATACGAATATCGATTATTGCACATTACAATGGTGGAGAATAGTACCTAATTTGCCTGAACCGATTAAGCAATTATTATTTTCCTCAGAAAAAACTACTGGATCTGTATTAAATCTACAAGAATTTGAAAAAGAGATAGTGGATAAAAAGGCTAAATACTATACCTGGATGCATCTCTATTTCATAAGGAAAAAAATAAATGATAATGACCTTACAGGAGCATATACTATTTTGGATAATATACCAAATTGTGTCGAGAAAAAGTCCATAACTAAAATACTTAAATATGTTGAGTTAGGTGGTCATATTGATGCATAA